In a single window of the Papaver somniferum cultivar HN1 chromosome 8, ASM357369v1, whole genome shotgun sequence genome:
- the LOC113303760 gene encoding histone H2B.7-like, which translates to MAPKAEKKLAEKKPAEEKKAEKAPAEKKPRAEKKLPTKDASTTDKKKKKSKKSVETYKIYIFKVLKQVHPDIGISSKAMGIMNSFINDIFEKLAADSSRLARYNKKPTITSREIQTAVRLVLPGELSKHAVSEGTKAVTKFTSS; encoded by the coding sequence ATGGCACCCAAAGCAGAGAAGAAACTAGCAGAGAAGAAGCCCGCCGAAGAGAAGAAAGCAGAGAAAGCACCAGCAGAGAAGAAACCCAGAGCTGAGAAGAAATTACCAACCAAAGATGCTTCAACaacagataagaagaagaagaaatcaaagaaatcagTTGAGACTTACAAGATCTACATCTTCAAAGTTCTGAAACAAGTTCATCCTGATATTGGTATCTCAAGTAAAGCTATGGGTATCATGAACAGTTTCATTAATGATATCTTTGAGAAACTCGCTGCAGACTCATCCAGATTAGCAAGGTACAACAAGAAGCCAACTATTACTTCTCGAGAGATTCAGACTGCTGTTCGTCTTGTTCTTCCTGGTGAATTGTCCAAGCATGCTGTTTCTGAGGGTACTAAAGCTGTTACCAAGTTTACTAGTTCTTAA